In Syntrophomonadaceae bacterium, the DNA window CCTTTTTGCGGCAAGAAGAAACCCTGCGGGCCATCCAACAGATCCGGCAGGGTATTGCATTAAAGCGTTTTTAAATTATCAGTAATGCACTCATTGGCTTCGTTGCCCGCTGCCGTTTAATGGCCTTGCATTATAATGCTGTTAACTATCAGTGCTGCCCGGCAGGAGAAGCGAGAATGTTGTCTTCCCCGTCAAATTCTATTGAGAAAGGTTCACCCAAGACTTCGATGTCCTCCCGCCCCGCCAGATCTGCCAAGAGGGGCTCTGAAACAAGGATGTGATTTAGCTCCAGAGTATTCTTTATCATCACAATCTTGGCCTGTTCCGGCTTCACCCTGTTGCAGGTTTTTACCGCCACCAACAAAGCTTCTTTTTCAGTATTCAAGAACATAGGGATTTTTGCCGCCCCTACTACCGTGGAAGTGATGGAGTTGGCGTAGGTATAGCTGAAATTAATATTTGAAACTACTTTCCTGGTAGTAACGTCCGCCATCCCAATTCCCACGGCGCTGCCATGGGTCCTTTCAGTCAGGCCTAGCACCAGAATTTTTTGGATCGGGGGAGCGTTAAAACCTTCCTTTAATCCAGTAGTAACCCGCCCGGTGATGTTGGGATCCATGCCGGAACCGCTGATATCTTTCCCTATCTCATCAACTATCAGCACATCAATCGCATCCATCAAAAGCCGAGGCATAAAGCTTTTTGCTTCGGCAAGCAATTCGGGCTCCCTGTCCGGGATGGCGTGCCCCGGCACGGCTACTATTTTAGCTGTTTCGTCATAGGCATTTTCCAGCACCGCAACACCGACCGCCGGCGGGATTTTATCCAAAATGAGCGCGCCAGCCCTGGGAATAAGTTCGCGGAAAAGATCAAAGCCCATGCTGTGGATAGCGGTTGCTCCCTTGTGATTGCCTAATCCAATAACCAGCATCTTCAGCAGGCCGCTCTCAACCGGGCCTTTAAAGCTGGTATGGGGCTTGATCCTGTTAATCATCACCACCGCATCAGCTTCAAAAGCAGTTTTGTCGAAATACAGCGGGCAGCCGTCTACCGAACCCAACTCCACCACTTCCATGGAAGAGATCAGGGGAACACCCATTTCTTCGGCCGTAACTCCAAAACTGGCCAACACTTCTTCCTGGCCCTCCGCAGTGGCGCCCCCGTGGCTGGCCATTCCCGGAACAAGGAACGGCTGCAGGCCCAGAGCCTTTAATTCTTCTACTACAGCCTTGACAATTTCCTTCAGGTTGGCAATGCCTCTGCTGCCTACTGCTACGGCTAC includes these proteins:
- a CDS encoding DUF2088 domain-containing protein produces the protein MIKEFTVNIEGAEDVVFPRMVPVKQKFNTQRVDNIPDAIHRELIKPEITRELKSGAKVAVAVGSRGIANLKEIVKAVVEELKALGLQPFLVPGMASHGGATAEGQEEVLASFGVTAEEMGVPLISSMEVVELGSVDGCPLYFDKTAFEADAVVMINRIKPHTSFKGPVESGLLKMLVIGLGNHKGATAIHSMGFDLFRELIPRAGALILDKIPPAVGVAVLENAYDETAKIVAVPGHAIPDREPELLAEAKSFMPRLLMDAIDVLIVDEIGKDISGSGMDPNITGRVTTGLKEGFNAPPIQKILVLGLTERTHGSAVGIGMADVTTRKVVSNINFSYTYANSITSTVVGAAKIPMFLNTEKEALLVAVKTCNRVKPEQAKIVMIKNTLELNHILVSEPLLADLAGREDIEVLGEPFSIEFDGEDNILASPAGQH